One Roseimaritima multifibrata DNA window includes the following coding sequences:
- a CDS encoding transposase translates to METLYLKPGEPGQSGVCKSFNGWLRDEYLSQTDLMNEDDAPNKITNLACGLQH, encoded by the coding sequence GTGGAAACTCTCTACCTCAAGCCGGGCGAACCAGGGCAAAGCGGTGTTTGCAAAAGCTTTAATGGCTGGCTTCGAGACGAGTATCTGAGTCAAACGGACTTGATGAACGAAGACGACGCACCAAACAAAATCACGAACTTGGCATGCGGACTTCAACACTAG
- a CDS encoding ELWxxDGT repeat protein: MKRSKRRTLSLTRRRTLDVQPLESRWMLAANPVMLSLGADGGSFFTELHDTVYFAANNDELWKTDGTLAGTEMVYDLRESDDPGLGTFLISEIKVFDEQLAIATYSINDSLELWVSDGSHEGTRFVHEFDNPQNSSEGLTFTEAGGQLFFAASDPVNGLGIELWKTDLTTGGTTMVADLNQSEPGSYTPTYLTNFNEELFFAAGDPGEDESDGWELWKSDGTEAGTTMVTDVNGPGGFIWKPTVSNGEIYFGAWDDDVNGDFSTQLWKSDGTASGTSLVTDFGINALGFFDGIEVNGKLIGIVVDPVSGPELWTTDGTSAGTGIVKDIFPGETGSFPGSLTKFNNELYFTADDGTHGKELWKTDGTEAGTVLVADIESGESGSSPYGFGYPSQFGHDNDRLYFSAYSATNGYELWSTDGTSLGTQMVADLAPGTSESPPGNVIQNSSYFSGLAFVNDHIFFSTYETDTSESGTYVLKPSNLVTLLPDATANLLTEMNGMGYFVINQNELWKTDGTVTGTQLVHDLSNLSNFQITEIEVVNNQLAMTAAIYTGGNSIELWASDGTSGGTNRIFDFGDSPSNSRGLSLTEVGGQLFFTPIDPVSQTGIELWKSDLTTGGTMMVAEFDQAETAGYSPGYMTSFNGELYFTAGDPGAPGDGESDGWELWKSDGTEAGTTMITDVNGPDEFINRPTFFNGEIYFGAGKSDFSYIYFSRLWKSDGTKTGTSLVKDFGENSSAFFNGPELNGKLIGFVSNATSGAELWATDGTPSGTGMIKDIFPGELGSQPYYVTKFNNDIYFSADDGIHGRELWKSDGTESGTVLVADINPSDEESSADGFRPLNQFIEWNNRLYFNAYTRPNGEELWSTDGTSQGTQIVADVIPGPDAPYLRETALVRGRLVFAGYSGTYVLNPSNVDSIFAVSSNDTVIRAQRADSPGSLVTTSVLSLPPNLEGRDVLTADTNGDGKSDLLVRAADGWWYVSESAPNGGWTPFVKHVYWSTSYAWDEVRTGDFNGDGLEDLAGFEATGGRWLVSSSQATGLASSSIQTIWSPTITWSDIQVGDFNNDGRDDLFARAGGNKIVVAKSTGTNLPTTTWVTLAATEEWKDVLVGDFDGDGNDDFTARANAGGSIITGLSTGTAFSVSAWAHWSAAVDWSNTRVGDFNNDGRDDLITLGAGNRWMVVGSSGTAFDSQVTASWAASLSFHEVLVLDLDGDGNDDLATRTANNQWYVWTAPLQSINLRNWGTWSANVGWRSIQTGTSI, from the coding sequence ATGAAACGTTCAAAAAGACGTACTTTATCCCTGACTCGACGCAGAACCCTGGACGTTCAGCCGCTCGAATCCCGATGGATGCTAGCAGCCAATCCGGTGATGCTTTCACTAGGTGCCGATGGAGGAAGCTTCTTCACGGAACTACATGACACCGTTTATTTCGCCGCCAACAATGATGAACTTTGGAAGACCGATGGAACCCTTGCAGGAACGGAGATGGTATACGACCTCCGAGAATCGGATGATCCAGGACTGGGGACTTTCCTCATTTCTGAGATTAAAGTTTTTGATGAACAACTTGCCATTGCAACCTATTCAATAAACGATTCGCTGGAGCTCTGGGTAAGCGACGGAAGTCACGAGGGGACTCGATTTGTCCATGAATTTGACAATCCTCAAAATTCTTCAGAAGGGCTGACCTTCACCGAAGCGGGTGGGCAACTATTTTTCGCAGCAAGTGATCCTGTGAACGGACTGGGAATTGAACTCTGGAAGACAGACTTAACAACGGGCGGAACCACGATGGTAGCCGACCTGAATCAGTCGGAGCCGGGATCCTACACTCCTACCTATCTAACAAATTTTAACGAAGAACTATTTTTCGCTGCAGGAGATCCGGGGGAAGACGAGAGCGATGGCTGGGAACTTTGGAAATCAGACGGTACCGAAGCCGGAACCACTATGGTGACCGACGTTAACGGCCCGGGCGGCTTCATCTGGAAGCCGACAGTTTCCAATGGTGAAATTTATTTTGGTGCGTGGGACGATGACGTAAACGGCGACTTTTCCACTCAACTATGGAAATCGGATGGTACGGCAAGCGGAACCAGCTTGGTCACCGACTTCGGAATTAACGCGTTAGGATTCTTTGACGGGATCGAAGTAAACGGAAAACTGATTGGCATTGTTGTAGATCCAGTTTCAGGCCCAGAATTGTGGACAACCGATGGTACTTCAGCAGGTACGGGCATAGTCAAAGACATCTTCCCCGGTGAAACAGGCTCTTTTCCAGGTAGCCTTACCAAATTCAATAATGAACTCTATTTCACAGCCGATGACGGAACCCATGGCAAAGAGCTTTGGAAAACCGATGGTACCGAAGCAGGAACGGTTTTAGTTGCTGATATCGAATCTGGCGAATCAGGTAGCTCCCCCTACGGATTTGGCTATCCGTCTCAATTCGGCCACGACAACGACCGCCTCTACTTCAGTGCCTATTCGGCAACAAATGGCTACGAACTATGGTCAACCGACGGGACCAGCCTGGGCACCCAGATGGTCGCCGACCTTGCACCGGGCACCTCGGAATCGCCACCAGGAAATGTTATCCAGAACAGTTCGTACTTTTCAGGGCTTGCGTTTGTAAACGACCACATATTCTTTAGCACCTATGAGACTGATACCTCGGAGAGCGGTACCTATGTGCTGAAGCCATCCAATTTGGTAACGCTATTGCCGGATGCTACGGCAAACTTACTGACCGAGATGAACGGTATGGGTTATTTCGTCATCAATCAAAATGAACTTTGGAAGACCGACGGGACCGTCACCGGAACTCAACTAGTTCATGACCTCAGCAATTTAAGCAACTTTCAAATCACTGAAATCGAGGTCGTTAATAATCAGCTTGCCATGACTGCGGCGATATATACAGGGGGAAACTCGATCGAATTGTGGGCAAGTGATGGCACCAGTGGGGGCACCAATCGCATCTTCGACTTTGGCGATTCTCCATCTAATTCGCGGGGACTCTCTCTAACGGAAGTAGGAGGGCAGCTATTTTTCACGCCAATCGATCCAGTATCACAGACTGGAATCGAACTCTGGAAGTCCGACCTGACAACGGGCGGAACGATGATGGTTGCCGAATTCGATCAGGCTGAAACCGCAGGCTACTCGCCTGGATACATGACAAGTTTTAATGGAGAACTTTACTTCACTGCGGGAGACCCAGGTGCCCCTGGTGATGGTGAAAGCGATGGGTGGGAGCTCTGGAAGTCAGACGGTACGGAAGCCGGAACCACCATGATCACGGATGTAAATGGGCCTGATGAATTTATCAACAGACCAACCTTCTTCAACGGCGAGATCTATTTCGGAGCAGGAAAAAGTGACTTCAGCTACATTTATTTTTCCCGACTGTGGAAATCCGACGGCACCAAAACAGGAACAAGTTTAGTCAAAGACTTTGGCGAGAATTCGTCAGCATTTTTTAACGGGCCAGAATTAAACGGAAAATTGATAGGATTTGTTTCCAACGCAACTTCAGGTGCAGAACTTTGGGCGACGGATGGCACCCCATCCGGTACGGGCATGATAAAAGATATCTTTCCCGGTGAGCTTGGCTCCCAACCGTACTATGTGACCAAATTCAATAACGACATCTACTTCTCGGCCGATGATGGCATTCACGGCAGGGAGCTATGGAAAAGCGATGGCACTGAATCAGGGACCGTACTAGTCGCTGATATTAACCCAAGCGATGAGGAAAGCAGTGCAGATGGCTTCCGCCCTTTAAATCAGTTCATCGAATGGAATAACCGCTTATATTTCAATGCCTACACAAGACCAAACGGCGAGGAACTGTGGTCCACTGACGGGACTAGCCAAGGCACCCAAATTGTCGCCGACGTAATTCCCGGTCCAGACGCTCCCTATCTACGCGAAACCGCGTTGGTTCGTGGACGTCTAGTTTTTGCCGGTTATTCTGGCACATACGTACTAAATCCATCGAACGTTGATTCGATATTCGCAGTCAGCAGCAATGATACGGTCATTCGAGCCCAACGAGCCGACAGCCCCGGTTCGCTTGTCACAACTTCTGTCCTCTCGCTGCCACCGAACCTTGAAGGTCGTGATGTCTTAACCGCCGATACGAATGGGGATGGCAAGTCTGACCTGCTGGTACGTGCCGCCGATGGCTGGTGGTACGTTTCCGAATCCGCCCCCAACGGCGGCTGGACTCCGTTTGTCAAGCATGTTTACTGGAGCACTTCGTATGCCTGGGATGAAGTGCGAACCGGTGACTTCAACGGAGACGGCTTAGAGGATCTGGCTGGATTTGAAGCAACCGGCGGACGCTGGTTGGTTTCCAGTTCACAGGCTACCGGCCTAGCAAGTTCTTCGATCCAAACCATCTGGTCGCCAACGATTACCTGGTCCGACATCCAGGTTGGTGACTTTAATAACGATGGACGCGACGACCTCTTCGCTCGCGCAGGCGGAAACAAAATTGTCGTCGCTAAATCAACGGGCACCAATTTACCGACGACCACTTGGGTAACCCTAGCAGCTACTGAGGAATGGAAGGACGTTCTGGTTGGCGATTTTGATGGCGATGGCAACGACGACTTCACTGCTCGAGCCAACGCAGGTGGAAGCATCATTACCGGTCTAAGTACTGGAACGGCGTTTTCCGTATCGGCGTGGGCCCATTGGTCAGCGGCCGTTGACTGGTCGAATACGCGAGTCGGGGACTTTAACAACGACGGACGAGACGATCTGATCACCCTGGGCGCAGGTAATCGGTGGATGGTGGTTGGTTCTTCGGGAACAGCATTTGACAGCCAAGTCACCGCCTCCTGGGCCGCCTCACTAAGCTTCCACGAGGTGCTTGTGCTCGACCTGGATGGGGACGGGAATGACGACCTAGCGACCCGAACAGCGAACAATCAGTGGTATGTCTGGACTGCACCACTGCAATCAATCAATCTCCGCAACTGGGGAACATGGTCGGCGAACGTCGGTTGGAGAAGCATTCAAACAGGCACTAGCATCTAA
- a CDS encoding O-antigen ligase family protein yields MPQSIEPQIESELPSVLFNAGSQGRWVRVAHWLMDASLLVVLFAAPLVLGGRHPLGRLVLIAAVVPGTVGMLIKVIAGRKIPLTWLQISLLLGCLLVPVCQVAVFSPEFIGRFAPGIEHLFGEDPVLVSQGVVTTTFSMSQVTTVKSIPTLLAYLCFFSFLVCRLDDFSDVERLLRWFIGSVLLLTVLAILQSQFGNGRFLWWYDHPSREPGDIPRGPFQNENHLASLLALAVPCSLYFLFRNIKSKSSKLGARISFEQCLAAVTCLVIVVTVFATPSRGGAAIIVFGGVVWGALLGWNLLSKRLAGIWMGYAGWMRTGVVAGWAAAVTGVFVMFNGIERFSYWRYKIWAADIAVWRDFPLLGIGVGNHRYAYRAYLDEYWYQTFTTAESSWLQLLVETGAVGVTLAVLIVIAVLVAALRIVASYSRGVPFLLGSAILAGLAVSCFHASGDFPWHIPSCFVGCMVLVVAAVRLPAVLVDRFGKPSQVLVPMPTKGVGGVAAIGIAVALLVGNYWAITKAIPDARASLQWDAYRRLVRDQPDLNQATGDNQATRLLLATLKADPSHIAARSKLVFRMSAELEQSRFEHADISRLAKQVLNQSSLVVGFCPLESRSYLCAAIAASALGANVEQQERLLAQSQRLRPVDGAVALRRGLNAVMVQEMERADVHFKIALNDDPSMRDRAVETLTLLLSPKEIVERCQPGQEATAMLYQRTRKPVPDEMQQFLGRYYCACLETAAAACENEADAEQFRAAAAKVATEINDSALQLEIAGKRLRSNDRNIALLLTRAEIYLDMGQYEDAQADLRRCQKEAPQNPDVRRFALRLDRQSATLHR; encoded by the coding sequence GTGCCTCAGTCTATCGAGCCGCAGATCGAATCAGAGCTGCCGTCAGTATTGTTCAATGCTGGTTCGCAAGGCCGATGGGTCCGCGTTGCTCACTGGTTAATGGATGCATCCCTGTTGGTTGTCCTGTTCGCGGCACCACTTGTGCTGGGGGGAAGACATCCGCTTGGAAGACTGGTTTTGATTGCAGCCGTGGTGCCTGGTACTGTCGGAATGTTGATCAAAGTTATCGCCGGGCGAAAAATACCACTTACCTGGCTGCAGATCAGCTTGTTGCTTGGGTGCTTGCTGGTTCCTGTCTGCCAAGTTGCTGTCTTTTCCCCCGAATTCATCGGCCGGTTTGCTCCTGGTATTGAACATCTGTTCGGTGAAGATCCCGTGCTGGTTTCGCAGGGCGTGGTCACAACGACATTTAGTATGTCTCAGGTCACGACGGTAAAGTCGATTCCGACGCTGCTGGCCTATCTGTGTTTTTTTTCATTTCTCGTCTGCCGACTGGATGATTTTTCGGATGTGGAAAGATTGCTCCGATGGTTTATTGGTTCGGTCTTGCTGCTGACCGTTTTGGCGATTCTGCAATCACAGTTTGGCAATGGGCGGTTTCTCTGGTGGTACGATCATCCCAGTCGTGAGCCCGGCGATATCCCGCGTGGCCCTTTTCAAAATGAAAACCATCTGGCTAGTTTGCTTGCACTTGCAGTCCCTTGTTCGCTCTATTTTCTGTTTCGGAATATAAAGTCGAAGTCCAGCAAATTAGGAGCTCGGATTTCTTTTGAACAATGTTTGGCGGCTGTTACATGTTTGGTCATCGTGGTCACTGTATTCGCAACCCCTTCACGTGGTGGCGCCGCGATTATTGTTTTTGGGGGCGTGGTTTGGGGAGCCTTGTTGGGATGGAACTTACTTTCAAAACGACTGGCGGGAATTTGGATGGGCTATGCCGGTTGGATGCGAACCGGAGTTGTCGCCGGTTGGGCGGCGGCGGTGACAGGCGTTTTTGTGATGTTCAACGGTATCGAACGGTTCTCATATTGGCGCTATAAAATTTGGGCGGCCGACATTGCCGTTTGGAGAGATTTCCCTCTCTTAGGGATCGGTGTTGGGAATCATCGATACGCCTATCGAGCGTACCTAGATGAGTATTGGTATCAGACGTTTACAACCGCCGAGAGTAGCTGGTTGCAGTTGTTGGTAGAAACCGGTGCGGTGGGCGTCACGCTGGCTGTTTTGATTGTGATTGCGGTTCTGGTTGCTGCCCTCCGCATCGTTGCCTCGTATTCGCGCGGAGTCCCTTTTCTTCTGGGATCTGCGATCCTTGCTGGACTAGCGGTTAGCTGCTTTCATGCCTCGGGGGATTTTCCTTGGCATATTCCTTCTTGTTTTGTTGGCTGTATGGTCTTGGTCGTGGCTGCTGTCAGACTTCCGGCTGTTCTGGTCGACCGTTTTGGAAAGCCATCACAGGTCCTTGTCCCGATGCCGACTAAGGGGGTGGGAGGCGTGGCGGCTATTGGAATTGCAGTTGCATTGCTAGTCGGAAATTACTGGGCGATAACCAAGGCGATTCCAGACGCGAGGGCCTCTTTGCAGTGGGACGCGTATCGTCGTCTGGTTCGAGACCAACCCGATCTCAATCAGGCTACCGGCGACAATCAAGCCACGCGATTACTGCTGGCAACCCTGAAGGCCGATCCCAGTCACATCGCGGCTCGTTCTAAGTTGGTCTTCCGCATGTCGGCCGAATTAGAACAAAGCCGTTTCGAGCATGCCGATATCAGTCGTTTGGCCAAGCAAGTTCTAAATCAATCTTCGCTTGTCGTTGGGTTTTGTCCGCTGGAATCAAGAAGCTACCTGTGTGCAGCGATCGCCGCGAGTGCATTGGGAGCAAACGTCGAGCAGCAGGAGAGGTTGCTCGCGCAGTCACAGCGATTACGTCCGGTCGATGGTGCAGTTGCCCTGCGACGCGGATTAAATGCTGTCATGGTCCAAGAAATGGAGCGTGCCGATGTACACTTCAAAATTGCATTGAACGACGATCCGTCTATGAGAGATCGGGCGGTAGAGACCTTGACGCTGCTTCTTTCCCCTAAGGAAATTGTCGAACGATGTCAGCCAGGGCAAGAAGCAACCGCGATGCTTTATCAAAGAACGCGTAAGCCTGTACCCGATGAAATGCAGCAGTTTTTGGGAAGGTACTATTGTGCTTGCTTGGAAACCGCCGCGGCAGCTTGTGAGAATGAAGCCGACGCGGAGCAATTTCGTGCTGCCGCAGCAAAAGTCGCAACAGAGATCAATGACTCTGCACTCCAGCTAGAGATCGCTGGCAAGCGGTTGAGGAGCAACGATCGCAATATAGCGTTGTTGCTCACGCGTGCAGAGATCTATCTGGACATGGGGCAATATGAGGACGCTCAGGCGGATTTGCGGAGATGCCAGAAAGAAGCACCACAGAACCCGGATGTGCGTCGCTTTGCATTGCGGTTGGATCGCCAGTCTGCGACCCTGCATCGTTAG
- a CDS encoding GumC family protein, which translates to MNQIENLSGPQHLTAADAIQALLRFGNGMMRRQRMVASVFLLVGLFAGIYYVTADRVYQASAQLLVEEPSIGVFPGASPTAQSNKLPTQEKIIRSDRVLKQALDQLRQMDSSLQIDLVGLSDEQALTTLQGNLTVQLVRNTNVIELSYRSASPKAAEVVLDVLVQSYLDFMQQHHQDTSVTVLELLKGEREKIEETLHLEQQRLIKLRDEAHVVGFDNDSLKSHPALQRVNSLNESLTQAQKTRIELQAISAVVSDAIREGRDPRPHMHAVDPDAARSLTAAVLGVAPEQMRSIHVLEQKLLSDRAEVMRLEKHLGPTHPSMVALQGEISNAETYLSDFQARVNGRSSNQSGGQFAALLGDLVQQKLNESTQHEALLRKEYDTLEKEVVAMNGSLSEMLLSQREVDRLSRAYDALLEKIHGVDLGQDQAAVRVAVIGKPKALIAAVSPRLRLVVLAAGFFSTLLSVGLVYIADLRDDRFASLEEAERQTRTEILAVVEKLETYGEYGAEAIQMHVAPSTRSSEAFRTLRAGLMLNPAKPRLIAVSSSEPGDGKTTISSNLAVGLAQAGKRTLVIDADLRKPGMTNLFNVRHAKGLSQLLVEMSPVDVVDKYVMSTGIDNLELIPCGARPLDPAELLASNALSDIVQWAASRYDHVVLDCPPVLIANDVALVTRLTDGLVLVVRPEKNSRRHVLRAIERLERFQTNVLGMVINAMDASTADGAYGYGYGYGYGYGDELTDEKQAVVMPSQNAVSQSELVVHTDSAAPKTAPVRRSTPRRRAA; encoded by the coding sequence ATGAATCAAATTGAAAATCTAAGCGGTCCTCAGCATCTAACAGCGGCAGATGCCATACAGGCGTTGCTTCGTTTCGGAAACGGGATGATGCGACGCCAGCGCATGGTGGCATCCGTGTTTTTGTTGGTCGGGCTGTTTGCTGGGATTTACTATGTCACGGCGGATCGTGTCTATCAAGCGAGCGCTCAGTTGCTGGTGGAAGAACCTAGCATTGGGGTTTTCCCTGGAGCGTCTCCGACGGCTCAATCCAACAAGCTGCCGACTCAAGAAAAAATCATTCGAAGTGACCGCGTGCTCAAGCAGGCTTTGGATCAACTTCGCCAAATGGATTCCAGCTTGCAAATTGATCTTGTTGGGCTTTCCGATGAGCAGGCGTTGACCACCCTGCAAGGTAACTTAACGGTTCAGTTGGTTCGCAATACAAATGTCATCGAATTGTCGTATCGATCGGCCAGCCCAAAGGCAGCCGAAGTTGTTCTTGATGTCTTAGTGCAGTCCTATCTGGACTTTATGCAACAGCATCACCAGGACACATCCGTGACGGTGCTTGAGTTGTTGAAGGGAGAGCGAGAGAAGATAGAAGAGACCTTACATCTAGAACAGCAAAGGCTGATTAAGCTTCGTGACGAAGCACATGTTGTTGGTTTTGATAATGATTCTTTGAAGTCTCACCCAGCACTTCAGCGAGTCAATAGTTTGAACGAGAGCCTCACACAGGCTCAGAAAACTCGGATCGAGCTCCAGGCTATTTCTGCAGTGGTGTCCGACGCTATTCGCGAAGGTCGTGATCCGCGACCGCACATGCATGCTGTTGATCCTGATGCTGCTCGCTCGTTGACCGCTGCGGTTCTCGGGGTTGCGCCAGAGCAGATGCGATCGATCCATGTGCTAGAGCAGAAATTGCTAAGCGACCGAGCTGAGGTAATGCGGCTTGAAAAGCATCTGGGGCCAACTCACCCAAGTATGGTTGCCTTGCAGGGCGAAATCTCCAATGCGGAGACCTATCTGTCTGATTTTCAGGCTCGCGTCAACGGACGATCAAGCAATCAAAGTGGAGGCCAATTTGCGGCTTTGTTGGGTGATTTAGTCCAGCAGAAATTGAATGAATCGACTCAGCATGAAGCTCTTCTGAGAAAGGAATACGACACCCTTGAAAAAGAGGTGGTCGCCATGAATGGAAGTCTAAGCGAAATGCTGCTTTCGCAGCGTGAGGTCGATCGACTTAGTCGCGCATATGATGCGTTGCTGGAGAAAATTCATGGAGTTGATTTGGGGCAGGACCAGGCCGCTGTGCGAGTCGCGGTGATTGGCAAGCCCAAGGCATTGATTGCAGCCGTTTCGCCGCGTTTGAGACTTGTTGTCCTTGCAGCCGGTTTCTTTTCGACGTTGTTGTCTGTCGGGTTGGTCTATATCGCAGACTTGCGAGACGATCGCTTTGCAAGCCTTGAAGAGGCTGAACGTCAGACGCGTACCGAGATTCTTGCGGTGGTCGAAAAACTTGAAACCTATGGAGAGTACGGAGCGGAGGCAATTCAGATGCACGTTGCTCCCTCGACTCGTTCAAGCGAGGCGTTCCGCACCCTGCGTGCTGGTTTGATGCTGAATCCAGCGAAGCCTCGCCTGATTGCGGTAAGTAGTTCGGAACCTGGGGATGGCAAGACAACCATCAGTAGTAACCTGGCCGTTGGACTCGCCCAAGCAGGTAAACGAACTCTGGTTATCGATGCGGACTTGCGTAAACCTGGAATGACCAATTTGTTCAACGTGCGGCACGCTAAGGGCCTCAGCCAACTGCTTGTTGAAATGTCTCCGGTGGATGTGGTCGATAAGTATGTCATGTCCACGGGAATTGATAATTTGGAATTGATCCCATGTGGGGCACGACCACTTGATCCCGCGGAATTGCTGGCGAGTAACGCGTTGTCCGATATTGTTCAGTGGGCTGCTAGTCGTTACGACCATGTCGTTCTCGATTGCCCACCTGTCTTAATCGCGAACGATGTTGCTTTGGTAACTCGATTGACCGATGGATTGGTGTTGGTCGTACGGCCGGAGAAGAATTCGCGAAGGCATGTGCTACGAGCGATCGAACGCTTGGAGCGATTCCAAACCAATGTGCTGGGAATGGTCATTAATGCAATGGATGCGAGCACCGCTGATGGAGCGTACGGCTACGGTTACGGCTATGGATACGGTTACGGCGACGAGCTAACCGATGAAAAACAAGCCGTGGTGATGCCCAGCCAAAACGCCGTTTCGCAATCTGAATTAGTCGTGCATACCGATTCGGCTGCACCTAAGACCGCTCCTGTTCGACGCTCGACACCTCGGCGCCGGGCTGCCTAG
- a CDS encoding polysaccharide biosynthesis/export family protein — translation MTRNSVPTEWLQPGDTIEVSIVTGVEEGATPKWNLLVDNNGTIDVPLVGPAKVSGLTPTMAADRIRDTSIQKGIYIDPKVMVSIEEKRTFQISVVGAVNEPATYEIPASNCDLLTAITMAKGVSDEASRYIEIKHSPTTLSDLAKTAPVTGPDGVALASFQSGTPPAMVNLDLGQLESQPPGALQLYDGSVVNVMREPKRMVSVIGLVTKPGQIDMPDGEDLMLMDAIAQAGGTTLSIADKVHVIRTLPGQAAPAVIEASISDAMSGGPDNMRLAQGDIIRVEETPSTIALQTIRSFFRVGFSAAVPGI, via the coding sequence ATGACCCGAAATTCGGTACCTACCGAGTGGTTGCAGCCGGGCGATACGATTGAAGTCAGTATTGTGACGGGGGTTGAAGAGGGGGCAACGCCAAAGTGGAACTTATTGGTCGACAACAACGGGACGATCGACGTTCCTTTGGTAGGACCCGCAAAAGTCTCTGGCTTGACGCCGACGATGGCGGCGGATCGGATTCGAGATACTTCGATTCAGAAGGGAATTTACATCGATCCCAAAGTCATGGTTTCGATCGAAGAGAAACGGACTTTCCAGATTTCGGTTGTCGGAGCGGTTAACGAACCTGCAACCTATGAAATTCCAGCATCGAATTGCGATCTTTTGACCGCAATCACGATGGCAAAGGGTGTTTCGGATGAAGCGAGTCGCTACATCGAAATCAAACATTCTCCAACGACATTAAGTGATTTGGCTAAGACCGCACCGGTAACTGGACCCGACGGAGTCGCGTTGGCGTCTTTCCAGTCGGGCACACCACCTGCGATGGTCAATCTTGATTTGGGTCAATTGGAATCTCAGCCACCGGGCGCACTGCAGTTGTACGACGGAAGTGTGGTCAACGTGATGCGAGAGCCCAAGCGAATGGTCAGTGTGATTGGCTTGGTGACCAAGCCGGGGCAGATCGACATGCCAGACGGAGAGGATTTGATGTTAATGGACGCCATTGCACAGGCAGGCGGCACGACCTTGTCGATCGCCGACAAGGTCCATGTGATTCGAACGCTACCGGGGCAAGCGGCACCCGCAGTGATTGAAGCATCGATCTCGGATGCGATGTCAGGAGGCCCCGACAACATGCGACTAGCGCAAGGCGACATCATCCGCGTCGAAGAGACCCCATCAACCATCGCCCTCCAAACCATCCGCTCCTTCTTCCGAGTAGGCTTCAGCGCCGCAGTTCCCGGAATCTAA